Proteins found in one Desulfuromonas sp. genomic segment:
- a CDS encoding 23S rRNA (adenine(2503)-C(2))-methyltransferase RlmN yields MTKVDIKELTPTQLVEFLGGLGKEKFRAGQILRWV; encoded by the coding sequence GTGACGAAAGTCGACATAAAGGAACTGACGCCGACTCAACTGGTCGAATTCCTCGGCGGATTGGGCAAGGAGAAATTCCGGGCCGGGCAGATCTTGCGCTGGGTT
- a CDS encoding nucleoside-diphosphate kinase: protein MERTFAIIKPDAFAAGNAGKILARIYAEGFKVVGIKKLYLSKVEAEGFYAVHKERPFFGELTDFMSSGPCIVMALEAEGAIKKWRDLMGATNPAEAEEGTLRKEFGASIGENATHGSDAPETAAFELGYFFNGLELL from the coding sequence ATGGAACGTACGTTTGCGATTATCAAGCCGGATGCCTTTGCCGCCGGAAACGCCGGTAAAATTCTTGCCCGGATTTATGCAGAAGGATTCAAGGTTGTCGGCATCAAGAAACTTTATTTAAGCAAGGTCGAAGCCGAAGGCTTTTACGCCGTTCACAAGGAGCGCCCGTTTTTCGGCGAGCTGACCGACTTCATGAGCAGCGGGCCCTGTATCGTCATGGCTCTCGAAGCCGAAGGCGCGATCAAGAAGTGGCGTGATCTGATGGGTGCAACCAATCCGGCCGAAGCCGAAGAGGGAACCCTGCGCAAGGAGTTCGGCGCGTCGATCGGTGAAAACGCAACCCACGGTTCCGATGCACCGGAAACCGCAGCGTTCGAACTCGGGTACTTCTTCAACGGCCTCGAGCTGCTGTAA
- a CDS encoding non-canonical purine NTP pyrophosphatase, which translates to MKELVVATGNKGKLREISRLLEQCDYLVIGLDAFPDAPSVVEDGDTFAANARKKAEAIAVHSGKLTLADDSGLVVECLSGAPGVHSARYAGATATDADNNAKLLREMEGIPDAQRGAAFCCVMALVAPDRSCRIFAGELKGTILQQPQGDGGFGYDPLFMVREYGKSLAELPLDLKNRISHRGQALKKLMAELEG; encoded by the coding sequence ATGAAGGAACTGGTCGTTGCAACCGGAAACAAGGGGAAGCTCAGGGAGATTTCCCGTCTGCTTGAACAGTGTGACTACCTGGTCATCGGGCTTGATGCTTTTCCCGACGCCCCATCGGTTGTCGAAGATGGCGATACCTTTGCCGCCAATGCCCGCAAAAAAGCCGAAGCGATTGCTGTTCATAGCGGCAAGTTGACCCTGGCTGACGATTCCGGACTGGTGGTCGAATGCCTCTCCGGTGCGCCCGGAGTCCACTCGGCCCGTTATGCCGGGGCGACCGCCACCGATGCCGACAATAATGCCAAACTGCTTCGCGAGATGGAAGGTATTCCGGATGCGCAGCGGGGGGCGGCGTTCTGTTGCGTGATGGCCCTGGTCGCGCCGGACCGTTCCTGCCGGATCTTTGCCGGGGAGTTGAAGGGGACGATCCTGCAGCAGCCGCAGGGCGATGGCGGGTTCGGCTACGATCCATTGTTCATGGTGCGGGAATACGGCAAGAGTCTGGCCGAATTGCCGCTTGATCTGAAGAACCGCATCAGCCACCGGGGTCAGGCGCTGAAAAAACTGATGGCTGAACTGGAAGGTTGA
- a CDS encoding ribonuclease PH, whose translation MTSQQQRHDGRADNELRPVSFETGYTRYAEGSVLVSFGETRVLCNATVEESVPPFLRGRGQGWVTAEYAMLPRATHQRSARESIRGKVGGRTHEIQRLIGRSLRAVVDLKALGERSVQIDCDVLQADGGTRTASITGAYVALCLAIKKLQADGLLAKSPVKDSVAAISVGIVDGVPLLDLDYSEDSTADVDMNYVLTGDGRFVEVQGTAEEVPFTIVEMDALRDLALAGCAELNRLQQQALAD comes from the coding sequence ATGACAAGTCAACAGCAAAGACATGACGGCCGCGCTGACAACGAGTTGCGGCCGGTCTCTTTTGAAACCGGGTATACCCGGTATGCTGAAGGTTCGGTTCTCGTCTCTTTCGGGGAGACCCGTGTATTGTGCAACGCGACGGTTGAAGAGTCGGTTCCGCCATTTCTGCGTGGACGGGGACAGGGCTGGGTGACCGCCGAGTACGCCATGTTGCCGCGGGCAACCCATCAGCGGAGTGCCCGGGAATCGATCCGCGGCAAGGTCGGCGGCCGGACCCATGAAATCCAGCGCCTGATTGGCCGTTCCTTGCGTGCCGTCGTTGACCTGAAAGCGTTGGGCGAACGCTCTGTCCAGATCGACTGTGATGTCCTCCAGGCTGATGGTGGCACCCGGACCGCTTCGATTACCGGCGCTTACGTTGCCCTCTGCCTCGCCATTAAGAAACTTCAGGCCGATGGGCTGCTCGCGAAAAGTCCGGTCAAGGATTCGGTGGCGGCGATCAGTGTCGGAATCGTTGACGGCGTGCCGTTACTCGATCTTGACTACAGTGAAGATTCAACCGCTGACGTCGACATGAATTACGTGTTGACCGGTGACGGCAGATTTGTCGAGGTCCAGGGAACTGCCGAGGAGGTGCCGTTCACGATCGTCGAGATGGATGCCTTGCGTGATCTCGCCCTTGCCGGTTGCGCCGAGCTGAATCGATTGCAGCAGCAGGCGCTGGCCGACTGA